Part of the Mya arenaria isolate MELC-2E11 chromosome 8, ASM2691426v1 genome, TTTTGGCTAGACTTTGTCCCGTCTAGTACATCATCCTTTGAACGATATCGAGATTCCTATTCATTGTTACCTTGAACAGCCAGATTCAATCTCTTTGAGAAATCACATTCTTAACTACTTTGCACAACAATTTATGTAACATGCACACATAGTTTGTTTTACCCAACACACTGCTCCGTTTAATTCACCGGTTCTGAATAATCGAATAAATCCGTTTTCAACAATTGATTCGCTCGAACTCGAGACCAGTAAGAACAAGCTATTGCAAGTAAACCTGTCACTACCTTTTGACGAAAATCATGATCTCATTACTGAAATTTCCTTTAACATTTTCTGTGATAGGGACATGCTAGTCATCTAACAATACAGGTAGTCCACTAATTGCACAAGAGGTCTTGGTAAAGGTACCGAATAGTTCCTGGATACAATGCCCAAATCGGGACCCTAAAAGACACATTAGTCAAGTAATCCAAACAATCATATACTCGCGTTAATGCAAAATTAAAACTAGCCATAAATGAACTTCAATCCtcatgcatttttcctaaactgATCAATGTACTATGGTATGTTTCATAGGATATGACGTTGTCTTGGTCAGAATGCTTTAAATCAGTGTCAtcttaaatgtcaaatattaaaatataggtTCATTGCACTGTCGAAGTGCAAATTCTAGACGTGAATAAATACTGATGGATCATGAATGGTTTATATCATAAGTGCCTTTGTTGTCTGTATGGCTCCTTCCCTTAgcatttttaagattttaagttCTTTTGATCATGTATTGCCAGTGAGCGGTTTTCTTCTGAAATCATGGCATATATTAAACTAGGAATAAACCTTAGTTATGGCCGTAAACGCTTATATTAAGAAGCGATGTTCAGTAGGGCCGGCTATCTGTACTTCCAGtactttgatttaaaaaaatatttgcttatcTTGCTTCACTCAGCATGTGGGTTTCTAGGTATTACTACTTCCTTGTTAGTGCGGATCGCCATTAGCAATAACCGGTATTAGTATTACTTCTGAATATAATTTATCTTCATGCCTTTATATATTGAcatgattttattcatttctattTTGCTTTATAAGAATTACCCCCCATTTAAATTACCATCGATGGTAcctttttacattattataatttttaacgTAGCCTAATTTAGTGatcatttcaaacaaacttGGTTAGTGTGTTCATCCTCCATAATACATGCCTTATCTGGGCGATGTTTGGATCTCTGACGATCAAGTGACATGGGAATCGTTTGAAATTTGGCCCtgaagaaattattgaaaaGCATAGGTAACAACAATGTCACCTCATTGAACTTGTACTAGATCTACATGTATTATCTGAATTTTGAAAAGTTGCCATaagttttagaaataaatttaaaaacgtATACGTTCATTAGACCATGAATGTTATACTTCTGCATCTCACCATGTAATGCAACACTGTCCACCTTCTCCGTTGGAGCAGTCGGAACTGTGAGGGAATCGACAGAATAGATAGACATGAGATTCCGCTTATCAAAATTGTGGGACATAACGTGGGTGTATTGTGCAGACACTTAGAAAATAGGGAAAAATAAAACTTCCTTGTTAGTGCTGGACTTAAACGTCGAAAGGTGGTAAATCTATAATGacttatatttgaaatgtatgtcttattctttattttaacgtgatattaagtttacttaattaaaagaaaacttgacatatatttgtttattgaagtACATGTGTCTTAGGTAGTTAAACCTTATGAAGACACATGATTGTTATTGAGGCTATAAAATTTGCCATTGTGCATACAAAATTCAATACAGGAGGCAATGGAGCACGATTCCTTAAATATCGATAAGAATTAACCTTATTTCTCTGTGAGATTTGTGGAGGATCTTTTTCAGTGTTTCAACTGACAAATGGGTATAGGTATAGGCgcttttttatatctttattaaatatttttgaggCGCTTTAGCGTCTGTTTAGTTTCGTTTTCAGACGGAAGGTGTATTCAGTGTACTCAAAAATAGTACATGCATACAGTTTTCTGATGTTATTCTTGGGAACATGTGTATAGTGCCTGATTTGTCTGGATAAAATCATCTAAAAATAACTGAGATCCAGATGTAGACGGCTTTCTTGGATTGTTGAATTCAAACAGTCCATTTACCGAATGGATTTTTTATAATTCggaaataacataaacaattgaaacaatgaCTATAAATCTGTGTAGAAACTGTAGATAGGCGGCTGGAtgatgtattgatattttaagtcaataaatgttCAAGTAGTAAACCATGAATGATGCACGACATGAAAGCAATATAACAATATGGAAGAGGCTGTTGAAACATTAATTGACTTAAATAATATGTACATCACCCACTCGTACACACATCCAACCTAGTTTCAAAAAATAGTCGTTCACAAAGGGGTTCTTTGGATCCCTAATCTTCTTAACGGATTGGTGACAAAAtagggggtgttttaaaaaaaatattatgaaaacgTTTGTAGAGAAGCATTTGGTGCTTGAAATAGATTATAAAAGGAAACTCCAAAAGCATTTAGCACGaaaaagcattaaatgcatttaaataacagGCTTTATCTATTTTATCAAAGTCTGGTTAAAAAAGCTTTTAATGACACAGGCATCACTTTTGCAAATGTGAACTGCAGGTGCTCTTCATGCATATaccgttatgttttgacagtaagGAATGAAATAACCAGCCTTTAACTCATTTGTTTTTCGTTTGATATTGACTGTTCGTGCACTGATAATGGTTATATAGCTTGTTTTactgatattttatagacataATATGCTTAATCCGGAATCATAATCGGAACAAATGGCCAAAATTGACCCCGAAGCAATTTGTAGGTGATTTAAAATGGTAACCAAATCCGTCCTTTTACAATTATTTGGCATAACCTGAATCATGGTTAGACACTCCTTCATCTGCATAGATCAGATTTTAGTGCATTTCACTTACAGTTTGCGTCATTAAAGACAGCCTCGTCAACAATTTTACCATTATTACAGTCTCTCAGCACCTCAAGTGCTTTGATTATGAGAATGGATACAGCGGAATGATTGACTTCTTGCCGCCTTATCATTGGTTAGGTATGCTGATAACCACGATTTAGTTACGTAAATTTTAACCCACTTATTAGCTTCGAATTGGAAATGTGTGAAATGTGGTCGGAAGTAGTATTATCACTATATATCTAGTAAATCATTATGCTGCATGACTACATTTTGTATTTCCCATCTAAAGtgacaataaaacagtttaaagcacacaTTTACTGagttcttttttaatgaaagcaCTTTATAGCAAGTAGTTGATTacgcaaaaaataataattccatCCAAAATTTCtttctttgtcatttttttgtgttgatgagtaaacaaaaaataaacacaatcatATTTTTACACGGTACATAGTAAGTTAGACATGGTATTATACACAAAACGCAGCGCCTCTTAATCGTcctcagtcctttgattttgcTTCCtttgaatatcaaaaatattaagGCGCTACCttctttattattgtttaaaactctGTTTAAGGTTGAATAGGTTATCTTGCAGAATCAAATGGCGTCTGCGAACACTTTCGGAAATCATTTGCTTGTGGCAGCATTTGACTTTGGCACGACTTTCAGTGGCTACGCTTTCTCTTTCCGGAATGATCCGACAAAGATTCAAACCAACCAAGCTTGGAATGCGGGTTCCGATGCACTATTATCTCTGAAAACACCAACGTGTATTTTGCTTAACCCACAAAAAGAGTTTGTTGCATTTGGATTTGAGGCTGAAAATGAATACCTATCTCTCATTGAACAAGGGGAGCATAAGCCTTGGATGCTGTTTAGAAGATTCAAGATGCTTCTTCACAACAATGATGTAAGTGTTTAGCTCGTATGATTTTCGAACAAGTCAGATTTTTGATAGCCTTGTTATCGTCGACGTCAGCGCCGTTGGGCAAAAGAAGACTTACACAGACCGTAACTATTTTGACCGTTCAAAATATACACGTGAAACTTAGTGCACTTTTTGCAAGAGACAATGCGCACACTTCTGCCCCTTTTCtacttaaaaagaaagaaagatgcgttaattgtttatttactaAATATACTTTTCTGAATAagtatttgtatattgtttttggATGCTAACATTTAAGGCTCTTGTCTGAGGAAAAAAGTTCTAAGCGTGAGACACTCCGGATATGTAAAGTTGATTTTCTTTAACATCATCTGAAGTAGCAGGACATCTAGCTTAACTATTCAGATTACACTTTACCCATTATCTTTCTGAACTCTATATATAAAATTCTATGTTTTGCGAGGTAAACACAAATGTGACATTTCAATGGACGGACATCTTAACGTTCATACGCTCAGATGCTGATTTTCGCCACCATAatcttgatttaaacatatagtATTACTCTTATGATGTCAGCGAGTTTATGCTATGGTTTTGGAACAAATTAACGGCAGGTTGTAGAAACAATAGAAATTTGTTACTCATGACATGCACTTTTTCTAAGACGTGCataactttaagaaaaaatgatttcCATACACCTACCATGCATTCaaaaatttaacacatttaaactgAGACGGAAGGATTCTGCTATGAGTTGTGCATATTAAAGTGTGTTTCTGTGGCAGAAACATGCAATAATTTCTTCAACatagaacattttttataaagtgCATTTATAAGATTCTGAATGTATGTCCTAGCATTTTGTCGTCCATTTTAAACCACTCGCTCTGTTACTTGAAAAAGGGATTGAACCGTAATGCGACAGTGAAGGACATTACAGGCAAGAAGATGCCAGCgatgaaattatttgaaatgtcCATTCGTTTCCTACGTGACCATCTAGTTAATGCACTTAAGAAGCAAGTGAATGGAATCAAGGAATCCGACATTTTGTACGTGATCACCGTTCCTGCAATTTGGAACGACGGTGCAAAACAGTTCATGCGAGAAGCGGCTGTAAAGGTAAGCTTGCTTCTTTTGTTTCGcgtatttattttagttatatGTGTGAAAGTTAAATTTGTTGTCAATTGACGTTATGCAGTATTCAGTCCCCGAGAAGGCAGTAGACCGAAGGGAGTAAAACAAACTGACATTCGCGCCCCTGAGGTATGGGGCGTTTGTCGAAATCCCTGCTTCAGGCAGCAACGATTTtgtgaagaaaacaaaacagcaaaatATGCCATTGCATGTGGTGGTCACAGCGAGTCTGTCGGAACCACCCTAGAAACATGATCCTTGGTTTGTATAACATTCATGAGAGCATTGCTGATTCTTTTTAATGAACTTCAGGCTGGTCTGGATAGTGATCGAATCAAGCTTGCACTTGAGCCAGAGGCGGCTTCAGTCTGGTGTCAGCAGATCAACACGAGCCTCGAGACAGATCTGAGCAAGACTGGCAGTCAGTACATGGTCGTAGACCTTGGAGGTAAGCATGCCCATGATATCTAGGGCTTAGTACtgttctttttacattttctgattttgttttatgctGTTCTAGTATTATTGTCTGTCTCGAAAAACAGAATTGGGACACAGATTACATTGTAATCTAAATCTGTGTATTGATTTGTCAACAATGATAGCGCTCATAAAATAATCGACCTAAAATAAATACGCTTTCTAAATTTAGGCGGAACAGCAGATATTTCTGTTCATGAAAAGAACGTTGATGGcactttaaaagaaatacacaaaGCAAGCGGTGGACCATGGGGTGGTACCTGTGTTGACCACAATTTCATCAGCTGGTTGACCAAAGTATTTGGAGAGACCACGATGTCAAGGTTAAGAGAGAAAGAAATGGAAGACTACTTTGGTTTGTTGCGTGAGTTTGAGACGAAAAAGCGCATGATTACCCCAGAATCTAAAGGACGTGTGACATTTCGCCTGCCAATAGCAATTAGAACCATTCACGACACGGCTGAACACCAATCTATCGATCAAAAGCTTGAGCGGATGAAAATTACTGATGGTATTGCTTTTCAAGGAGACAAATTGAGAGTTTCAGCAGATACAGTTCGGTCTTGGTTTTCGGATTCCATCGATCAAACAACACATCATATGATTTCACTTCTGTCTGATGCAAAAATGAAGGGGGTTTCTACTATTTTGTTGGTAGGAGGCTACGGTGAATGCAAGCTTGTACATGATTCAGTTACCAAGAAGATAAGAAACAAGAATATCATCATACCCCAAGAGGCTGGACTAGCGGTCTTAAAAGGAGCTGTCCGCTTTGGACACATGCCAGGTCTCGTTACATCTAGAATAGTTAAATTCACATATGGCTTCGCAGCCAAGGTCAATTTTGATAAGAACATACACCCCATTCAAAAAAAGATAACAGGCAGTTATGGAGAAGAAAAGGTTGCTGATGCGTTTTGCAAAGTTGTCTGTGTAAACACAGAGGTGCATATTGGAATACCGATCAAAGTCCCTATGAAATTTTACCTTAGCGCACGCGCTGGGAGTGTTTTGAGAATTTATACATCACCAATGCCCAAACCCGTATTCGTTACTGATGCCAAATGCAAAAAGTTAGGAGAAGTTGCATTAGGAAATGCTAAAGGTAAttcaaaagaagaaaatgaaattgaaatcaatttcCTATTCGGCGAGACGGAATTGGAAGTAAGGGTGAAAATGCTGAACGATGGCTCCGAAATAAAGAAAGTTATTGATTGTTTAGCTGCCTAGGACGCAAAACAACCGAGAGACAAAGTAAAAGCCAACATGGTTATGATCGGGACGTGTGTCGAATTCAGAACGATCTTTAAATTTCTGTGCAGTTTAAAGGATAATTCTATTAAGGGACAATTACAGTCGGATTTACAAACTGTGccatcttaaagatgcactcttactcccaaaaacgatttaccgcaattaataatattgttttaaaataccaaaaatgatgaataaatgtcgaagtggttcttatgaaggataccgagtttaatttgaaagaaatgagcatacaacacggtgtttctaccttatgatacTATTGTACACAACAGTAAATCCTTTaccattcaccaatcatttaatatttttgcgctgtCTGCTATCACATACACGGCCACACTctttatcagtaataaatattttccataaatgccttatttagtaagtagtaaaggtttatcagtcaaaactgatgtttgttattcatgtgtatgtattgagtTTGTCACTTTAACGGTAACAAGAGCATGGTGGAAAATTTCGCGGTATTTTTGTTCGTATATGTCGTCCAGGGCAGAGTATCCAAGTATGTTCTCGTTTACAAACGTTTTAGTATTGTTTTAGAAATGGCCTTGCTTTTcaactcaaatatatttgttccgtatacattaatatatttaaatatacttattattttttgataatttttaacagttaataaaacttcaaattAACGTAGGAGATTGACTGTTTGTAGAAAGAAAAACACCTATGTGTCTGTGGAAAGAACCAGAGACTTTTGCACTTTTACTGGCAAGCTTTTTTACACGTAATACCAAGCCCGAGATCGAACCTTCAACTTTCTAGTCCAGTTTTGAATGAATATAAACCCCCGACCACGGATTTACAAAATGCATCCCTTTTTTATAGACACCACTGGTTCCCGTACATATAA contains:
- the LOC128243082 gene encoding heat shock 70 kDa protein 12B-like isoform X1, with translation MFMFNKKVILQNQMASANTFGNHLLVAAFDFGTTFSGYAFSFRNDPTKIQTNQAWNAGSDALLSLKTPTCILLNPQKEFVAFGFEAENEYLSLIEQGEHKPWMLFRRFKMLLHNNDGLNRNATVKDITGKKMPAMKLFEMSIRFLRDHLVNALKKQVNGIKESDILYVITVPAIWNDGAKQFMREAAVKAGLDSDRIKLALEPEAASVWCQQINTSLETDLSKTGSQYMVVDLGGGTADISVHEKNVDGTLKEIHKASGGPWGGTCVDHNFISWLTKVFGETTMSRLREKEMEDYFGLLREFETKKRMITPESKGRVTFRLPIAIRTIHDTAEHQSIDQKLERMKITDGIAFQGDKLRVSADTVRSWFSDSIDQTTHHMISLLSDAKMKGVSTILLVGGYGECKLVHDSVTKKIRNKNIIIPQEAGLAVLKGAVRFGHMPGLVTSRIVKFTYGFAAKVNFDKNIHPIQKKITGSYGEEKVADAFCKVVCVNTEVHIGIPIKVPMKFYLSARAGSVLRIYTSPMPKPVFVTDAKCKKLGEVALGNAKGNSKEENEIEINFLFGETELEVRVKMLNDGSEIKKVIDCLAA
- the LOC128243082 gene encoding heat shock 70 kDa protein 12B-like isoform X2 produces the protein MFMFNKKNQMASANTFGNHLLVAAFDFGTTFSGYAFSFRNDPTKIQTNQAWNAGSDALLSLKTPTCILLNPQKEFVAFGFEAENEYLSLIEQGEHKPWMLFRRFKMLLHNNDGLNRNATVKDITGKKMPAMKLFEMSIRFLRDHLVNALKKQVNGIKESDILYVITVPAIWNDGAKQFMREAAVKAGLDSDRIKLALEPEAASVWCQQINTSLETDLSKTGSQYMVVDLGGGTADISVHEKNVDGTLKEIHKASGGPWGGTCVDHNFISWLTKVFGETTMSRLREKEMEDYFGLLREFETKKRMITPESKGRVTFRLPIAIRTIHDTAEHQSIDQKLERMKITDGIAFQGDKLRVSADTVRSWFSDSIDQTTHHMISLLSDAKMKGVSTILLVGGYGECKLVHDSVTKKIRNKNIIIPQEAGLAVLKGAVRFGHMPGLVTSRIVKFTYGFAAKVNFDKNIHPIQKKITGSYGEEKVADAFCKVVCVNTEVHIGIPIKVPMKFYLSARAGSVLRIYTSPMPKPVFVTDAKCKKLGEVALGNAKGNSKEENEIEINFLFGETELEVRVKMLNDGSEIKKVIDCLAA
- the LOC128243082 gene encoding heat shock 70 kDa protein 12B-like isoform X3, yielding MASANTFGNHLLVAAFDFGTTFSGYAFSFRNDPTKIQTNQAWNAGSDALLSLKTPTCILLNPQKEFVAFGFEAENEYLSLIEQGEHKPWMLFRRFKMLLHNNDGLNRNATVKDITGKKMPAMKLFEMSIRFLRDHLVNALKKQVNGIKESDILYVITVPAIWNDGAKQFMREAAVKAGLDSDRIKLALEPEAASVWCQQINTSLETDLSKTGSQYMVVDLGGGTADISVHEKNVDGTLKEIHKASGGPWGGTCVDHNFISWLTKVFGETTMSRLREKEMEDYFGLLREFETKKRMITPESKGRVTFRLPIAIRTIHDTAEHQSIDQKLERMKITDGIAFQGDKLRVSADTVRSWFSDSIDQTTHHMISLLSDAKMKGVSTILLVGGYGECKLVHDSVTKKIRNKNIIIPQEAGLAVLKGAVRFGHMPGLVTSRIVKFTYGFAAKVNFDKNIHPIQKKITGSYGEEKVADAFCKVVCVNTEVHIGIPIKVPMKFYLSARAGSVLRIYTSPMPKPVFVTDAKCKKLGEVALGNAKGNSKEENEIEINFLFGETELEVRVKMLNDGSEIKKVIDCLAA